A genomic segment from Daphnia pulex isolate KAP4 chromosome 5, ASM2113471v1 encodes:
- the LOC124194576 gene encoding uncharacterized protein LOC124194576, whose protein sequence is MQPTSFGRGSFAPTPTTNPTTAMTSSISVSEHQPPTVPLFLQQQQQTRRHIGRPIRVWPFAMECLAETEAETEQTAETTTGHLGNCEGVTAAVVTSSPQPTVSVNKKDTHIKQAGANSQSRKQSLDGTKKIVEAESVGCTPFFGVKHYLNNFYGITDGDTDAKIVRIIEPEDEDDYFAIMTAGAGQSKSEVECWHVHRRCFAWSFSVGTLVVLLGVTCLLSGFLLPRHSGLISQISKMEDNDVKMWMSAHSTNSEPSISSLNIIDRQAIEHNNVLDTLKMGGGIATCFGCFLLLMTFIFPPGSHPSKWADEGETSQISQINQALKNCLLSVHSKNHPTFFYSGLVASTTNEKIPVFQQLQSVQPKD, encoded by the exons ATGCAACCGACGTCATTTGGCCGGGGTAGTTTTGCGCCGACGCCAACAACCAACCCAACAACAGCGATGACGTCGTCGATATCTGTCAGCGAGCACCAGCCTCCGACGGTGCCCTTGTtccttcagcagcagcagcagactcgCCGCCATATTGGACGCCCCATTCGTGTTTGGCCGTTCGCGATGGAGTGTCTTGCAGAAACCGAGGCCGAGACGGAGCAGACAGCGGAAACGACGACCGGACACCTGGGAAATTGCGAAGGCGTAACGGCGGCCGTCGTTACGTCGTCGCCGCAGCCGACCGTAAGCGTCAACAAGAAAGACACTCACATCAAACAAGCAGGTGCCAACAGCCAAAGTCGAAAGCAGTCGCTGGACGGAACCAAGAAAATTGTCGAAGCCGAATCCGTGGGCTGCACTCCATTCTTCGGTGTTAAGCACTACCTGAACAATTTTTACGGCATCACCGATGGCGATACTGACGCCAAAATAGTGCGCATCATCGAACCT GAGGACGAAGATGATTACTTCGCTATAATGACGGCCGGGGCAGGCCAGAGTAAAAGCGAAGTCGAATGTTGGCACGTACATCGTCGATGCTTCGCCTGGTCATTCAGCGTCGGAACACTGGTTGTCCTGTTGGGCGTGACATGTCTCCTCTCGGGTTTCCTGCTGCCTCGGCACTCGGGGCTCATCAGCCAGATCAGCAAGATGGAGGACAATGACGTCAAGATGTGGATGTCGGCCCACTCCACCAACAGCGAACCGTCCATCTCCTCGCTCAACATCATTGATCGCCAGGCTATCGAGCACAACAACGTGTTAGACACACTGAAAATGGGCGGCGGGATCGCCACTTGCTTCGGCTGTTTCTTGCTCCTCATGACTTTCATCTTCCCGCCCGGTAGTCATCCGTCGAAGTGGGCCGACGAGGGAGAGACGTCACAAATCAGTCAAATTAATCAGGCTCTCAAAAATTGTCTGCTCTCGGTCCATTCGAAAAACCATCCAACTTTCTTCTACTCCGGGCTGGTCGCATCGACTACTAATGAGAAAATACCCGTTTTCCAGCAACTTCAGTCCGTTCAGCCCAAGGATTAG